The following are encoded together in the Kineosporiaceae bacterium genome:
- the fliF gene encoding flagellar M-ring protein FliF has translation MNARMNQAMGRAKGLAGGFTPGQRGIILVAALGLILGAFALTRWVAQPTWTPLFGETSSADTQKIVEELQAEGAQYKLGGNGNTVMVPQSQLYALRVSVGAKGLPSTTSDSSSWAIFDQQGMTATEIQQNAAYQRAIEGEVAKTLEAIAGVNTAIVKLAIPKDSVFVTEKDKTTASVLLSLAPGTTLSKSQVRSVTNLVATSVPGLLTANVAVSDGNGTLLTAPNDGSSGAAAANANDTDEQTAQFEDRVAAKTQQMLDQVLGAGSAVVRVSAALDFDAKHSTTESYLPSPALPLSEQTSREAFNPGPGGVGGLLGVITPTPLSSAMGTGQYYKDSTTRNNGIGKSIVEAEAAPGAVKRLSVAVVLDSSAAEGVDPATVQALVASAVGIDSTRGDVVQVNAVPFNKAAAEKTAKELAKAEAEAKTAGYIDLGKKGGMGLLIVIAAVILMLKQRKGKAATPTVDATATDLPDGLLVPSRLEAIGADRMRELGAGPAGELGALEQEALSPIIEREKLREEVASFVDSQPDDIAQLVQGWLEQRSN, from the coding sequence GTGAACGCTCGCATGAACCAGGCCATGGGGCGCGCCAAGGGGCTCGCCGGCGGGTTCACGCCCGGTCAGCGCGGCATCATCCTGGTGGCGGCGCTCGGCCTGATCCTGGGGGCCTTCGCGTTGACCCGGTGGGTGGCCCAGCCCACCTGGACCCCGCTGTTCGGTGAGACCTCGAGCGCGGACACCCAGAAGATCGTGGAGGAGCTGCAGGCCGAGGGCGCCCAGTACAAGCTCGGCGGAAACGGCAACACCGTGATGGTGCCGCAGTCCCAGCTCTACGCCCTGCGGGTGTCGGTGGGTGCCAAGGGATTGCCGTCCACCACCTCGGATTCGAGCAGCTGGGCGATCTTCGATCAGCAGGGCATGACCGCGACCGAGATCCAGCAGAACGCCGCCTACCAGCGAGCGATCGAGGGCGAGGTGGCCAAGACCCTGGAGGCCATCGCCGGGGTGAACACCGCCATCGTGAAGCTCGCCATCCCCAAGGACAGCGTGTTCGTCACCGAGAAGGACAAGACCACGGCGTCGGTGCTGCTCTCGCTGGCACCCGGCACGACCCTCAGCAAGAGCCAGGTGCGATCGGTGACCAACCTGGTCGCGACCAGCGTTCCGGGCCTGCTGACCGCGAACGTCGCCGTCAGCGACGGCAACGGCACCCTGCTCACCGCGCCGAACGACGGCAGCAGCGGTGCCGCGGCGGCCAACGCCAACGACACCGACGAGCAGACCGCCCAGTTCGAGGACCGGGTGGCCGCCAAGACCCAGCAGATGCTCGACCAGGTGCTCGGCGCCGGGAGTGCCGTGGTGCGGGTGAGCGCGGCACTCGACTTCGACGCCAAGCACTCCACGACCGAGAGCTACCTGCCCTCGCCGGCGCTGCCGCTGAGCGAGCAGACCTCCCGGGAGGCCTTCAATCCCGGCCCCGGCGGCGTTGGCGGGTTGCTCGGCGTGATCACCCCCACCCCGCTGTCCAGCGCCATGGGCACCGGCCAGTACTACAAGGACAGCACGACCCGGAACAACGGGATCGGCAAGAGCATCGTCGAGGCCGAGGCCGCCCCCGGCGCCGTGAAGCGGCTGAGCGTGGCCGTGGTGCTCGACTCCAGTGCGGCGGAAGGCGTCGACCCCGCCACGGTGCAGGCCCTGGTGGCCAGTGCCGTGGGGATCGACAGCACCCGGGGTGACGTGGTGCAGGTCAACGCGGTGCCGTTCAACAAGGCGGCTGCCGAGAAGACCGCCAAGGAGTTGGCCAAGGCCGAGGCCGAGGCCAAGACCGCCGGCTACATCGACCTGGGCAAGAAGGGCGGCATGGGCCTGCTCATCGTGATCGCGGCGGTGATCCTGATGCTGAAGCAGCGCAAGGGCAAGGCCGCAACCCCGACCGTCGATGCCACCGCGACCGATCTGCCCGACGGCCTGCTGGTGCCCTCCCGGCTCGAGGCCATCGGCGCCGACCGGATGCGCGAGCTGGGCGCCGGTCCGGCCGGTGAGCTGGGTGCCCTCGAGCAGGAGGCGCTCAGCCCGATCATCGAGCGCGAGAAGCTGCGTGAAGAGGTCGCCTCCTTCGTCGACAGCCAGCCCGATGACATCGCCCAGCTGGTTCAGGGCTGGCTCGAGCAGCGGAGCAACTGA
- a CDS encoding flagellar hook-basal body complex protein FliE produces MAVSGIGGVSAANLDRISRIYQRQAAELTATSPTSPAGRIAEAAGNRGADFGQAVSNGISSLESMDRSAAGKAVQAATGDLTDVHDYVIAATQMQTATEITTTVRNKALEAFNEIMRMPL; encoded by the coding sequence ATGGCCGTCAGCGGTATCGGTGGGGTGAGCGCCGCGAACCTCGACCGCATCAGCCGGATCTACCAGCGGCAGGCCGCCGAACTCACCGCCACGTCACCGACCTCACCGGCCGGACGGATCGCGGAGGCGGCGGGCAACCGGGGCGCCGACTTCGGGCAGGCGGTCTCGAACGGCATCAGTTCACTGGAGTCGATGGACCGCTCGGCCGCCGGAAAGGCGGTGCAGGCAGCCACGGGTGACCTCACCGACGTGCACGACTACGTGATCGCCGCCACCCAGATGCAGACGGCCACCGAGATCACCACGACCGTTCGCAACAAGGCCCTCGAGGCCTTCAACGAGATCATGAGGATGCCGCTGTGA
- a CDS encoding flagellar basal-body rod protein FlgC — protein sequence MMFEALGISGSSMNVHQTWMDAISDNIANINTVRPTSEEAFRARYVLAQSLEDGGVGRGVGVRGIELGKAEGRLVYSPDHPMADKDGLVRLPDTDLGEQMTTMIMAQRGYQVSASNLTRVKACYDAAIAMGR from the coding sequence ATCATGTTCGAGGCCCTGGGGATCAGCGGAAGCTCGATGAACGTCCACCAGACCTGGATGGACGCCATCTCGGACAACATCGCCAACATCAACACGGTTCGCCCCACCAGCGAAGAGGCGTTTCGCGCCCGGTACGTGCTGGCGCAGTCCCTCGAGGACGGCGGCGTCGGCCGCGGGGTCGGCGTGCGCGGCATCGAGCTGGGCAAGGCCGAGGGCCGCCTGGTGTACTCCCCCGACCACCCGATGGCCGACAAGGACGGCCTGGTCCGGTTGCCGGACACCGATCTGGGCGAGCAGATGACCACCATGATCATGGCCCAGCGGGGCTACCAGGTCAGCGCGTCGAACCTGACCCGGGTCAAGGCGTGCTACGACGCCGCGATCGCGATGGGTCGCTGA
- a CDS encoding flagellar biosynthesis protein FlgB gives MLDDVSISTLHAALNGLSARQRALSDNIANVNTPYFRARSVSFEGDLKNAVAGGDNPLETRPQVQYSNAPGGLTGNNVNLADTVVAAMNTQLAYELAVRATGDRFSLYRSAVRGA, from the coding sequence ATGCTCGACGACGTCTCGATCAGCACGCTGCACGCAGCCCTCAACGGGCTGTCGGCTCGCCAGCGGGCGCTCAGCGACAACATCGCCAACGTCAACACGCCCTACTTCCGCGCCCGCTCGGTCAGCTTCGAGGGCGATCTGAAGAATGCGGTGGCCGGCGGTGACAACCCGTTGGAGACGCGGCCCCAGGTGCAGTACTCCAACGCTCCCGGCGGGCTGACGGGGAACAACGTGAACCTGGCCGACACCGTCGTGGCCGCGATGAACACCCAACTCGCCTACGAGCTGGCGGTACGGGCCACCGGTGACCGGTTCTCGCTCTACCGCAGCGCCGTCCGGGGGGCCTGA
- a CDS encoding glycosyltransferase: MSRTKSRAPRRPRRPLLAATMIVKNEAENLPHILASLVGVVDEVVVYDTGSTDDTVAIARAAGCRVHLGHWDNDFSRARNAALDLTRAEWVLIVDGDDRVVGNAAALRAYLSGDTGAFPGAPPVRAIDFIQLRVLNVSATDEERHSLLSLRIARRDGVRWHGRVHEMMQLPGQEPGIGRILRLAPGVLHIRHTGYNDEQVRRSKGVRNLELAQAQVDELVAGLNENPTARPDNPDSPDNPDSPDLNAVSRAVLDLGRSLLMVGRRQEAVEAFETVRELAAGGVLQAQAIALLAQTLLDTGGHDEAALLLVDELRCCGFATAQFCDWLAAQGLARIGRRPEALELLRGIDEIIEPVGNRLPLESVMLARVIYAGAEGLIEEAREVLADCLTQFGPHYDNTEFLLRLWRGRESELAAHLAASTGAFVTDLLIELRRVGETGGRVADLVGTLSAAPDPVPADTTG; encoded by the coding sequence GTGAGCCGTACCAAGTCCCGAGCACCGCGCCGGCCCCGTCGTCCGCTGCTGGCCGCCACCATGATCGTCAAGAACGAGGCGGAGAACCTGCCGCACATCCTGGCGAGTCTCGTCGGGGTGGTCGACGAGGTGGTGGTCTACGACACCGGGTCGACCGACGACACCGTCGCCATCGCCCGCGCCGCGGGGTGCCGGGTGCACCTGGGCCATTGGGACAACGACTTCTCGCGCGCCCGCAATGCCGCCCTGGACCTGACTCGCGCCGAATGGGTCCTGATCGTGGACGGCGACGACCGGGTGGTCGGCAACGCCGCCGCGCTGCGGGCCTATCTGAGCGGGGACACCGGGGCGTTCCCCGGCGCACCACCGGTGCGGGCCATCGACTTCATCCAACTGCGGGTGCTCAACGTGTCGGCCACCGACGAGGAGCGTCACAGTCTGCTGTCGCTGCGCATCGCCCGCCGAGACGGCGTCCGCTGGCACGGCAGGGTGCACGAGATGATGCAGCTGCCCGGCCAGGAACCCGGCATCGGACGGATCCTGAGGTTGGCCCCCGGGGTGCTGCACATCCGGCACACCGGGTACAACGACGAGCAGGTCCGGCGCAGCAAGGGTGTCCGCAACCTCGAGCTGGCCCAGGCCCAGGTGGACGAGTTGGTCGCCGGCCTGAACGAGAATCCGACCGCCCGCCCTGACAACCCCGACAGCCCTGACAACCCTGACAGCCCTGACCTCAACGCGGTCAGCCGCGCCGTCCTGGATCTGGGGCGCTCGCTGCTCATGGTGGGACGCCGCCAAGAGGCGGTGGAGGCCTTCGAGACCGTCCGCGAGCTGGCGGCCGGCGGCGTGTTGCAAGCGCAGGCGATCGCCTTGCTGGCCCAGACACTCCTGGACACCGGCGGTCACGACGAGGCCGCTCTGCTGCTGGTGGACGAGCTGCGCTGCTGTGGCTTCGCCACAGCGCAGTTCTGCGACTGGCTCGCCGCGCAGGGGCTGGCACGGATCGGACGGCGCCCCGAGGCACTCGAGTTGCTGCGCGGCATCGACGAGATCATCGAACCGGTGGGCAATCGGCTCCCCCTGGAATCGGTGATGCTGGCCCGGGTGATCTACGCCGGTGCCGAGGGACTGATCGAAGAGGCCCGCGAGGTGCTGGCCGACTGCCTGACGCAGTTCGGGCCGCACTACGACAACACGGAGTTCCTGCTGCGGCTGTGGCGTGGCCGAGAGAGCGAGCTGGCGGCCCATCTGGCGGCCTCGACCGGCGCCTTCGTCACCGACCTGCTCATCGAGCTGCGCCGAGTGGGTGAGACCGGCGGGCGGGTGGCCGACCTGGTCGGCACCCTTTCGGCGGCACCTGATCCGGTGCCGGCCGACACCACCGGGTGA
- the fliS gene encoding flagellar export chaperone FliS produces the protein MSYALAHAQARYASDASQTVSPARLLTMLYDRLVVDLGIAHDAMLRGDIAMTGERLSHASDIILELHSTLDTEIWPQGESLAALYLWLVQELIQARLHHDPQRVATCRDMVVPLRDAWHVASGGAPPSASTEEYRAQGGAVQGGAT, from the coding sequence ATGTCGTACGCACTCGCACACGCGCAGGCGCGGTATGCCTCCGATGCCTCACAGACCGTCTCACCGGCACGACTGCTGACCATGCTGTACGACCGGCTCGTGGTCGACCTGGGCATTGCCCACGACGCCATGTTGCGGGGCGACATCGCGATGACCGGCGAGCGGCTGAGCCACGCCAGCGACATCATCCTCGAGCTGCACTCCACGCTCGACACCGAGATCTGGCCGCAGGGTGAATCCCTGGCGGCGCTGTACCTGTGGCTGGTCCAGGAGCTGATCCAGGCCCGGCTACACCATGACCCCCAGCGAGTGGCCACCTGTCGAGACATGGTGGTCCCGCTGCGAGACGCCTGGCACGTTGCCAGCGGGGGTGCTCCGCCCAGTGCGAGCACCGAGGAATACCGAGCGCAGGGAGGCGCTGTACAGGGAGGCGCCACATGA
- the fliD gene encoding flagellar filament capping protein FliD encodes MSQVSISGAVSGIDTASLINSLVSVQQNQQALLKTQQSQQQKAVDTLGGLISSLGKLSTKAKALTDTSSWKGAIASSSSTGVAASATGTQNASLSFDVTSVARAHARVSHEAVGSLSTQVAGGPLTFTKGDGSTVTVPTGSGSLADVVAAVNASTAGVSASAVQTSPGQYRLQLTAGKSGAGSEFTVAGLTGFTGTDVLTQGSDAQIKIGSNPATAYTITSSTNSFTNVVPGLSFTVSRVETGVTVASTIDGSDVATSLQSLVDTANEVLGTIETATAWNATTNTGGALVGDSTARTLQQSLLSLVGSAGAPGVSLNRNGRVTFDKAAFTAAFVADPDAVKATFGATSTFSAAGGVTGSATFSSATSSTRAGSYAVKITSAAAAEKWSADASGDLSGQTIALTRGSVTASYTVGLGDTPAAIAAGLNAAAQTAGLSVQTGVNGSTLEFTAGSVGAASAFTASVDGTPQTRDVAGADVAGTIDGQAAQAIGTVLTRTGGTGGAVGLSVDTSFSAADVTGSGGNVGSVTYAPGLAQRFVQLVQQQTATGTGILSTAKSSRESSVKTLQNQIDDWDTRLSSYRASLQAQFTAMETTLAALKTQSSFLSSYGSASSSSSG; translated from the coding sequence ATGTCCCAGGTCAGCATCTCCGGAGCCGTATCCGGGATCGATACGGCCTCCCTCATCAATTCCCTGGTGTCGGTACAGCAGAACCAGCAGGCGCTGCTCAAGACCCAGCAGAGCCAGCAGCAGAAGGCCGTCGACACGCTCGGCGGGCTGATCAGCTCGCTCGGCAAACTGTCGACCAAGGCCAAGGCCCTCACCGACACCAGCTCCTGGAAGGGCGCGATCGCGTCGTCCAGCTCGACCGGGGTCGCCGCCAGCGCCACCGGCACCCAGAACGCCTCTCTCAGTTTCGATGTCACCTCCGTCGCTCGCGCCCATGCCCGGGTCTCCCACGAGGCCGTGGGCTCGCTGAGCACGCAGGTGGCCGGGGGTCCGCTGACCTTCACCAAGGGCGACGGGTCGACCGTCACCGTCCCGACCGGCTCCGGCTCGCTCGCCGATGTCGTCGCCGCGGTCAACGCCTCGACGGCCGGGGTCAGCGCCTCGGCGGTGCAGACCTCGCCCGGGCAGTACCGACTGCAGCTCACGGCCGGCAAGAGCGGAGCCGGCTCGGAGTTCACCGTCGCCGGCCTGACCGGCTTCACCGGCACCGACGTGCTGACCCAGGGCAGCGACGCCCAGATCAAGATCGGCTCGAATCCGGCCACCGCCTACACGATCACCTCGTCGACGAACTCCTTCACGAACGTCGTCCCCGGCCTGTCGTTCACGGTCAGCCGGGTCGAGACCGGGGTCACGGTCGCCTCGACCATCGATGGCAGCGACGTCGCGACGAGCCTGCAGTCCCTGGTCGACACGGCCAACGAGGTGCTCGGCACCATCGAGACCGCCACCGCGTGGAACGCCACCACCAACACCGGTGGCGCCCTGGTGGGCGACAGCACCGCCCGCACGCTGCAGCAGTCACTGCTCAGCCTGGTCGGCTCCGCCGGCGCGCCCGGGGTCTCGTTGAACCGCAACGGCCGGGTGACCTTCGACAAGGCAGCGTTCACGGCCGCCTTCGTGGCCGATCCGGACGCCGTCAAGGCCACGTTCGGTGCCACGTCCACGTTCTCCGCCGCCGGTGGAGTGACCGGCAGCGCCACCTTCTCGTCAGCCACCTCGTCGACCCGGGCCGGCAGCTACGCGGTCAAGATCACCTCGGCGGCCGCCGCCGAGAAGTGGTCTGCCGACGCCTCGGGCGACCTGTCCGGGCAGACCATCGCCCTGACCCGAGGGTCGGTCACCGCGAGCTACACGGTGGGCCTGGGCGACACCCCGGCGGCCATCGCCGCCGGACTCAATGCCGCGGCCCAGACCGCGGGCCTCAGCGTGCAGACCGGAGTCAACGGCAGCACGTTGGAGTTCACCGCCGGCTCGGTGGGTGCCGCGTCGGCCTTCACCGCCAGCGTGGACGGCACCCCGCAGACCCGGGACGTGGCCGGGGCCGACGTCGCCGGCACCATCGACGGGCAAGCGGCGCAAGCCATCGGCACCGTGCTCACCCGTACCGGGGGAACCGGTGGCGCGGTCGGCCTCTCCGTCGACACGTCCTTCAGCGCGGCCGACGTCACCGGCTCCGGTGGCAACGTCGGTTCGGTGACCTACGCGCCCGGGCTGGCGCAGCGCTTCGTCCAGCTGGTGCAGCAGCAAACCGCCACGGGCACAGGAATTCTCAGCACGGCCAAGTCCAGTCGCGAGAGCTCCGTCAAGACGCTGCAGAATCAGATCGACGACTGGGACACCCGGTTGTCGTCCTACCGGGCCTCGCTGCAGGCGCAGTTCACCGCCATGGAGACCACGCTGGCGGCGCTGAAGACCCAATCGAGCTTCCTGAGCAGCTACGGCAGCGCCTCGTCGTCCTCATCCGGCTGA
- a CDS encoding flagellin has protein sequence MGLRINNNIAAFNSYRNLSVTDGQMSKSLEKLSSGYRINRAADDAAGLAISEGLRAQIGGLKVAVRNAQDGISVVQTAEGALTETHSILQRMRDLAVQASNDGAQSSASKGAANAEFGELIKELDDIAGKTTFNGTKLLDGSYSGTFQVGAQAGETLSVAVSAMTSAGLSLGSLDLTTAASAAITAVDTAIGTVSTTRANLGASQNRLEHKINNLNVAVENLTASESRIRDTDMAQEMVSFTRSQILSQAGTAMLAQANQAPQSVLKLLG, from the coding sequence GTGGGTCTTCGCATCAACAACAACATCGCAGCGTTCAACTCGTACCGGAACTTGTCGGTCACCGACGGGCAGATGAGCAAGTCGCTGGAGAAGCTGTCCAGCGGGTACCGCATCAACCGGGCCGCCGACGACGCTGCAGGTCTGGCGATCTCGGAGGGCCTGCGCGCCCAGATCGGTGGCCTGAAGGTCGCCGTCCGCAACGCGCAGGACGGAATCAGCGTCGTCCAGACCGCTGAAGGTGCGCTGACCGAGACCCACTCGATCCTTCAGCGCATGCGTGACCTGGCGGTTCAGGCCTCCAACGACGGTGCGCAGAGCAGCGCATCGAAGGGCGCGGCCAACGCCGAGTTCGGCGAGCTCATCAAGGAACTCGACGACATCGCCGGCAAGACGACCTTCAACGGCACCAAGCTGCTGGACGGCTCGTACTCCGGCACCTTCCAGGTCGGCGCACAGGCCGGCGAGACCCTGTCCGTTGCCGTCTCGGCCATGACGAGCGCCGGCCTCAGCCTGGGCTCTCTCGACCTGACCACCGCGGCCTCGGCGGCCATCACCGCCGTGGACACGGCGATCGGCACCGTCAGCACCACGCGCGCCAACCTCGGTGCGTCGCAGAACCGGCTCGAGCACAAGATCAACAACCTCAACGTCGCGGTGGAGAACCTGACCGCGTCGGAGAGCCGGATCCGAGACACCGACATGGCACAGGAAATGGTGTCCTTCACCAGGTCACAGATCCTGTCCCAGGCAGGCACCGCCATGCTGGCGCAGGCCAACCAGGCACCGCAGAGCGTGCTCAAGCTGCTCGGCTGA
- a CDS encoding sigma-70 family RNA polymerase sigma factor, whose amino-acid sequence MPEPTVDVDALVTSHLALVGHLAREAAARLPRHLDTDDLVGAGALALVQAAHSFDPTLGVPFARFASTRVRGAMIDQMRQRDWATRSVRSRARALATVTEELTRALQRVPTEAELAAASGMSTSEVREVAHSTDRAALLSLDPVTQDDDGLGAGLADVGPRPDEALIAAERMGYLRDALAELPERTRYVVTGYYLENRQLTELAADLGVTQSRASQLRAEGLELLHEALSKLLTDDSRAGSGAGSVGSPHGGRHGDHDGVRARRRDAYVHAVAHRSSVRERADVAAYLAGSALPGSRSGSAEAAPQTLRRPSGAGVHPLGA is encoded by the coding sequence GTGCCTGAACCCACGGTGGACGTCGACGCGCTCGTGACGTCGCATCTCGCCCTCGTCGGCCATCTGGCCCGCGAGGCGGCTGCGCGGCTGCCGCGTCACCTGGACACCGATGACCTCGTCGGCGCCGGCGCGCTGGCCCTGGTCCAGGCCGCACACTCCTTCGACCCGACCCTCGGCGTTCCGTTCGCCCGGTTCGCCTCCACGCGGGTGCGCGGAGCCATGATCGACCAGATGCGCCAGCGCGACTGGGCCACCCGCTCGGTCCGTTCCCGGGCACGCGCCCTGGCCACCGTGACCGAGGAACTGACCCGGGCACTGCAACGCGTCCCGACCGAGGCCGAGCTGGCCGCCGCGAGCGGTATGTCGACATCCGAGGTGCGCGAGGTGGCCCACAGCACCGACCGGGCGGCACTGCTGAGCCTGGACCCGGTGACCCAGGACGACGACGGCCTCGGGGCCGGCCTGGCCGATGTCGGGCCCCGGCCGGACGAGGCGCTCATCGCGGCCGAGCGGATGGGGTACCTGCGTGATGCCCTGGCCGAGCTGCCCGAACGCACCCGCTACGTGGTCACCGGGTACTACCTGGAGAACCGCCAGCTGACCGAGCTCGCCGCGGACCTGGGCGTGACGCAGTCCCGGGCCTCGCAGTTGCGGGCCGAGGGGCTGGAACTGCTGCACGAGGCGCTCTCGAAGCTGCTGACCGACGACTCCCGCGCCGGCTCGGGTGCCGGCAGCGTGGGCTCGCCCCACGGTGGACGGCACGGCGACCACGACGGCGTGCGCGCCCGCCGCCGCGATGCCTATGTCCATGCCGTGGCGCACCGTTCCTCGGTACGCGAGCGAGCCGACGTCGCGGCCTACCTCGCAGGATCAGCGTTGCCCGGCAGCCGCAGTGGCTCGGCCGAGGCCGCCCCCCAGACGCTCCGACGCCCCTCGGGCGCCGGGGTTCACCCACTCGGCGCATGA
- the flgN gene encoding flagellar export chaperone FlgN, which translates to MSLPDLAAVLWRQRELLERLVYRLECEQLLLAAGRTRFLPLATAEVEALIDDLSVVEMQRAAIADAVAVEVGLDAGARLEELAAAAEPPWTGVLIDHRNALLTLTGELTVLAETNRHMMAAGLAAVEQAMAGLGLRDGRTSVGYDAQGRQDVIAGAAATVVDRSL; encoded by the coding sequence ATGAGCCTGCCTGATCTGGCCGCCGTGCTCTGGCGACAACGCGAACTGCTCGAGCGCCTGGTGTACCGGCTCGAGTGCGAGCAACTGTTGCTGGCAGCCGGACGAACCCGCTTCCTGCCTCTGGCCACTGCCGAGGTCGAGGCACTCATCGACGACCTCAGCGTCGTCGAGATGCAGCGCGCCGCGATCGCGGACGCCGTCGCCGTCGAGGTCGGGCTCGATGCGGGGGCGCGGCTGGAGGAACTGGCCGCCGCCGCCGAACCGCCGTGGACGGGTGTGCTGATCGACCACCGCAACGCGCTGCTCACCCTGACCGGGGAACTGACCGTGCTCGCCGAGACCAACCGCCACATGATGGCTGCCGGCCTGGCAGCCGTGGAGCAGGCGATGGCCGGGCTCGGCCTGCGCGACGGGCGCACCTCCGTGGGCTATGACGCCCAGGGCCGCCAGGACGTGATCGCCGGTGCGGCGGCCACCGTGGTGGACAGGAGCCTGTGA
- the flgK gene encoding flagellar hook-associated protein FlgK, with translation MSTFSTLNTAVSGLLASQRAMDTAGQNVVNANTPGYSRQRVLLSAVGAPPSASFHTGSATPLGGVRVDAVTRIRDAYLEATRAAAGSRQQALAAQDDTLTTTQLLFSEPGTNGMQSSLDAFYSSWHDLSLNPTNDASGSVVLQRAQGLVDQVHTVSGGIAAEWATARSRLEQVVAETNQAAGDLASLNSQILEGVGAGRPVNELLDQRDILVRKLADLVGGYAVRAPDSTISLAVNGVTIVAAGTAQQLTLTGATDLQAAAGSPPTISWGSMAVPVESGAAAGYLAALRTDLPSLSTAVDDVANALRDAVNSVHATGFTLGGAAGGPFFSGTGAHDLAVVPTDPAQLAISSASGTVDGGVALKIGDLASDVNASAALGGAAGPSSRWRSVTTALGTQLQSLKAAVAAQDSVVTAADDAVNSDSGVNLDEEMTGMMLFQRAYQASARVITTIDEMMDTLINRTGTVGR, from the coding sequence ATGAGCACCTTCAGCACCCTCAACACCGCGGTCTCCGGACTGTTGGCCAGCCAGCGCGCGATGGACACCGCGGGACAGAACGTGGTGAACGCCAACACGCCCGGCTACTCGCGCCAGCGGGTGCTGTTGTCCGCCGTGGGGGCACCGCCGAGCGCCTCGTTCCACACCGGCAGCGCCACCCCGCTGGGCGGCGTCCGGGTTGATGCGGTGACCCGCATCCGGGACGCCTACCTCGAGGCCACCCGCGCCGCCGCCGGTAGCCGGCAGCAGGCCCTGGCCGCTCAGGACGACACTCTCACCACCACCCAACTCCTGTTCTCCGAGCCCGGCACCAACGGGATGCAATCGAGCCTGGACGCGTTCTACTCGTCGTGGCACGACCTGTCGCTCAACCCCACGAACGATGCCTCGGGCTCGGTCGTCCTGCAGCGGGCGCAGGGTTTGGTCGACCAGGTGCACACGGTCAGTGGTGGCATCGCCGCCGAGTGGGCCACGGCCCGCAGTCGGCTGGAACAGGTGGTGGCCGAGACCAATCAGGCCGCCGGGGACCTGGCCTCGCTCAACTCGCAGATCCTCGAGGGGGTCGGGGCGGGGCGTCCGGTCAACGAGCTGCTCGACCAACGCGACATCCTGGTTCGCAAGCTGGCCGACCTGGTCGGCGGGTACGCCGTCCGCGCACCGGACAGCACGATCTCGCTGGCCGTGAACGGTGTCACCATCGTGGCCGCCGGGACGGCGCAGCAGCTCACGCTCACCGGTGCCACGGATCTGCAGGCCGCCGCCGGATCGCCCCCGACGATCAGCTGGGGATCGATGGCGGTGCCGGTCGAGTCGGGAGCCGCCGCGGGGTATCTGGCCGCGCTGCGGACCGACCTGCCGTCGTTGTCGACCGCCGTGGACGACGTGGCCAACGCCTTGCGTGATGCCGTGAACTCGGTGCACGCCACCGGTTTCACCCTCGGCGGCGCGGCCGGCGGCCCGTTCTTCAGCGGCACCGGGGCCCACGATCTCGCGGTGGTGCCCACCGATCCGGCCCAGCTCGCCATCTCGTCGGCGAGCGGCACGGTCGATGGTGGCGTCGCCTTGAAGATCGGCGACCTGGCCAGCGACGTCAATGCCTCGGCGGCGCTCGGTGGCGCTGCCGGACCGTCCTCGCGGTGGCGGTCGGTGACCACCGCCCTGGGCACTCAGCTGCAGAGCCTGAAGGCCGCGGTGGCGGCGCAGGACTCGGTCGTCACGGCCGCCGACGACGCCGTGAACTCCGACTCGGGGGTCAACCTGGACGAGGAGATGACCGGGATGATGCTGTTCCAGCGGGCCTACCAGGCCTCGGCCCGGGTGATCACGACGATCGACGAGATGATGGACACCTTGATCAACCGCACCGGGACCGTGGGGAGGTAG